In a single window of the Methanofollis ethanolicus genome:
- a CDS encoding type IV pilin N-terminal domain-containing protein — protein MIEKCVHDGEAVSPVVGVMLMLVVTIIIAAMVSAFSGNVAQDQTLAPQVTLSASYICSITDTDKTNSVPDHPASFKPNNGIEFRLSGGDSFSLRDITVQLKNGDSVINFDMNTRLNSTAAAVDTSKMELLKNSFGNDTYFARPGKGDELITVGDSFRIVADNCYDNTLSADTTKGRFLTWSPEGSGGTFKVQANVPFDYTITDQLSGKPIQRGTLIIR, from the coding sequence ATGATTGAAAAGTGCGTACATGATGGTGAAGCCGTATCTCCGGTCGTCGGCGTGATGCTGATGCTGGTAGTGACGATCATCATCGCCGCGATGGTGAGTGCATTTTCCGGCAATGTTGCGCAGGACCAGACGCTTGCACCCCAGGTTACTCTTTCTGCATCGTACATATGCAGCATTACGGATACGGATAAGACGAATTCGGTTCCCGATCATCCTGCTTCCTTTAAGCCGAACAATGGGATCGAATTCCGTCTTTCGGGCGGGGATTCCTTTTCACTGCGGGATATTACCGTCCAGTTGAAAAACGGGGACAGCGTGATTAACTTCGACATGAACACCCGACTCAACAGCACTGCTGCGGCAGTCGATACTTCGAAGATGGAACTGCTGAAAAATTCCTTCGGCAATGACACCTATTTCGCACGTCCGGGAAAAGGCGATGAACTGATCACCGTTGGTGACTCTTTCAGGATTGTCGCCGACAACTGTTACGACAACACGCTCTCCGCCGATACGACGAAGGGACGGTTCCTCACCTGGTCTCCCGAGGGTTCTGGCGGCACGTTCAAGGTACAGGCCAATGTGCCCTTTGATTACACGATCACCGACCAACTGAGCGGCAAGCCCATACAGAGGGGTACGCTCATCATACGGTGA
- a CDS encoding type II/IV secretion system ATPase subunit: protein MMFDFTSLFGKKTKETPSEKITAAEVPDPGPLILDLPPADPDREMVERYWLVPPFSYVNIFRRDPAALGYEIVEPRVTEKELVVLEETFEQLRATLIYDTARKRGELDLDSDLLRKVIRSFDPEMPDERVAVLVYYLRRNFLGYGKLDPLMNDDKIEDITCNGPDIPIFLYHRKYANIQTNCIFDREELNKFVLKLAQKADKQLSLSTPLIDAALPEGSRAQITYSDIISSRGSSFTIRKFKADPMTPANLIANHTYDLDLMAHIWLAVENRKSMIISGGTASGKTSTMNAVSFFIPPVAKIVSIEDTREIQLPHINWLPMRTRESANVSGTGNVGMFRLLKAALRQRPEYIIVGEVRGEEAQTLFQAMNTGHTTYSTVHAGNVRETVNRLIHDPINVPVAMFNALDLVLVQSLLYDGGRGFRRCLSLNEIRVVDDEVRWEPLFTWDHRTDRFVKVYEQSAVFDEIAYQNGWDKEQLESALAHRRNALEDMVRKGALSPSMVGQMIQEMTVQEQQ from the coding sequence ATGATGTTCGACTTCACCTCTCTCTTTGGAAAAAAGACAAAAGAGACCCCTTCGGAGAAAATTACCGCAGCAGAAGTTCCTGACCCCGGCCCTTTGATCCTGGACCTCCCCCCTGCAGACCCCGATAGAGAGATGGTCGAGCGCTACTGGCTTGTCCCTCCCTTCTCCTATGTCAACATCTTCCGCAGGGATCCTGCCGCTCTCGGGTACGAGATCGTCGAACCCCGCGTCACGGAAAAAGAACTGGTCGTCCTGGAAGAGACGTTTGAACAACTCAGGGCAACACTGATCTACGACACCGCCCGCAAGAGAGGCGAACTCGACCTCGATTCAGACCTCCTCAGGAAGGTGATCCGCTCCTTCGACCCGGAGATGCCTGACGAAAGAGTGGCGGTACTCGTATACTACCTGCGGCGCAACTTCCTCGGCTACGGAAAACTGGATCCGTTGATGAACGACGACAAGATCGAGGACATCACCTGCAATGGCCCTGATATCCCGATCTTTCTCTATCATCGGAAATATGCCAATATTCAGACAAACTGCATCTTTGACCGTGAAGAGTTGAACAAGTTCGTCCTCAAACTCGCCCAGAAGGCTGACAAACAGCTCTCCCTCTCGACCCCCCTCATCGATGCAGCCCTCCCCGAGGGGTCGCGTGCACAGATCACATACTCGGACATCATCTCTTCAAGGGGGAGTTCGTTCACCATCAGGAAGTTCAAGGCCGACCCCATGACCCCTGCCAACCTCATCGCCAACCACACCTATGACCTCGACCTGATGGCCCACATCTGGCTCGCGGTCGAGAACAGGAAGAGCATGATCATCTCGGGCGGGACGGCAAGCGGCAAGACCTCGACGATGAACGCTGTCTCGTTCTTCATACCGCCGGTGGCGAAGATCGTCTCTATCGAGGACACCCGTGAGATCCAGCTCCCGCATATCAACTGGTTGCCGATGCGGACGCGGGAAAGCGCCAATGTCAGCGGCACCGGCAACGTCGGCATGTTTCGCCTCCTCAAGGCGGCCCTGCGTCAGCGGCCAGAGTACATCATCGTCGGCGAGGTGCGAGGCGAGGAGGCGCAGACCCTTTTCCAGGCGATGAACACCGGGCATACCACCTACTCCACCGTTCACGCAGGAAACGTGCGGGAGACGGTGAACCGCCTGATCCATGACCCCATCAACGTACCGGTGGCCATGTTCAACGCTCTCGATCTGGTGCTGGTGCAGAGTCTTCTCTATGATGGCGGGAGGGGATTCCGCCGGTGCCTCTCGTTGAACGAGATCCGGGTCGTTGACGATGAAGTCCGCTGGGAACCGCTCTTTACCTGGGACCACAGGACAGATCGGTTCGTCAAGGTGTACGAGCAGTCGGCCGTCTTTGACGAGATAGCCTACCAGAACGGCTGGGATAAAGAGCAGCTTGAATCAGCTCTCGCTCATCGAAGAAACGCTCTTGAGGATATGGTCAGGAAAGGCGCGCTCTCCCCTTCGATGGTCGGGCAGATGATACAGGAAATGACGGTACAGGAACAGCAATGA
- a CDS encoding type IV pilin N-terminal domain-containing protein: protein MCRERISPEAERPFLFFIERESAVSPVIGVMLMLVVTIIVAALVSSFSGGLSDSAEPAPTTAFDISIRAGDAVGNGAKTNAPGPAPECVVLTMVSGDTLNSADLKIITTYTVPETYNGVPLANAGKVIKHTLDGAIGQTDKWDENSDPFIPQVNGYNLESAGLSCLTPGYGMVGKGKPYFGTCLFKAGEPYWFKDRNPFLGFDVTDRTAYGFQEGSVVHVTIVHTPSGQTVYDRDVVATW from the coding sequence ATGTGCAGAGAGAGAATAAGCCCTGAAGCGGAGAGACCCTTCCTCTTTTTCATCGAAAGAGAGAGTGCGGTCTCTCCCGTGATCGGGGTCATGCTCATGCTTGTCGTGACGATCATCGTCGCCGCTCTTGTCAGCAGTTTCTCAGGTGGCCTGAGCGATTCGGCCGAACCGGCACCGACTACGGCATTCGACATCAGCATACGTGCCGGGGACGCAGTTGGGAACGGGGCGAAAACTAATGCGCCCGGCCCTGCCCCCGAATGCGTGGTGCTGACCATGGTCTCCGGAGATACGCTGAATTCCGCGGACCTCAAGATCATTACCACCTACACGGTCCCTGAGACCTATAACGGGGTTCCTCTGGCGAATGCGGGGAAGGTCATCAAGCACACGCTGGACGGTGCGATCGGTCAGACCGACAAGTGGGATGAGAACTCGGATCCGTTTATTCCTCAGGTCAACGGGTATAATCTTGAAAGTGCTGGTTTAAGCTGCCTGACTCCCGGATATGGGATGGTTGGCAAAGGTAAGCCGTACTTCGGTACCTGCCTCTTCAAGGCAGGCGAACCGTACTGGTTCAAGGACCGTAATCCGTTCCTCGGCTTCGACGTGACCGATCGGACGGCATACGGGTTCCAGGAGGGGTCTGTCGTCCACGTGACGATCGTCCACACGCCAAGCGGTCAGACGGTGTATGATAGGGATGTGGTGGCGACATGGTGA
- a CDS encoding type IV pilin, with protein MVIQKMQEWEHAVSPVVGVMLMLVVTIIIAAVVSSFATALTGDVETGSDARVDLVGISSGGGQPRTFEQIGVVFKNSGGGTLDLRNLKFYMTGSTGAQGAFTLTYDDPVSLEYVEGSPYLKGSWRSRVTLTKNATGYRMQKFGSGLTLEELKDPIVEPGERFIIYSEFYMAPSYSPSSQLGFKVDRGDPDDPIDTWASGAIAIDGGSAYTLSDLKTGVVYSSGYLEPEHIF; from the coding sequence ATGGTGATACAGAAGATGCAGGAATGGGAACACGCAGTTTCTCCGGTCGTTGGGGTGATGCTGATGCTCGTCGTGACGATCATCATTGCGGCGGTCGTCAGTTCCTTTGCAACCGCTCTTACCGGCGATGTCGAGACGGGATCGGACGCACGGGTGGACCTGGTCGGAATATCTTCCGGAGGAGGTCAACCAAGAACATTTGAGCAGATCGGGGTCGTCTTTAAGAATAGCGGCGGCGGCACCCTGGACCTTCGGAACCTGAAATTCTATATGACCGGTAGTACGGGCGCTCAGGGAGCGTTTACGCTGACTTATGATGACCCTGTCAGCCTCGAATATGTTGAGGGCAGCCCTTACCTGAAAGGATCATGGAGATCTCGTGTTACGCTTACCAAAAATGCAACCGGATACCGGATGCAGAAATTCGGCAGCGGCCTGACCCTTGAGGAACTGAAAGACCCGATCGTGGAGCCAGGGGAGAGGTTTATCATCTACAGTGAATTTTACATGGCGCCTTCATATTCTCCTTCATCGCAACTCGGTTTCAAGGTTGATCGCGGGGACCCGGACGATCCCATCGATACCTGGGCAAGCGGTGCAATCGCTATCGATGGCGGCAGTGCATATACTCTCTCTGATCTCAAGACCGGCGTGGTGTACTCCTCCGGGTACCTGGAGCCTGAGCATATATTCTAG
- a CDS encoding PGF-CTERM sorting domain-containing protein, with product MNFSAYSDPIKGEPVRIVRIDESGQQVDPIAITDNVANYIRGKSGQYYPVYSDGNRSGSKYCLIQNAADILGQMKIRTVGTDIEPDTNPSQQNTIPYRMSIQFQMPDQNLPLSQFRDSWYEYELQGNVKTSSITNTAGNTVSLKGLSVNPATPDNTYVFRLSDQRAISSGSDATMVFRLTLNDMNYELPYSFRVQDYPLALKLSESSVQRSDDLILTVQGTPFMQYDVTLPVPGPGEDYPLFEGGGWDDPKISDYHVRVHPGWDGTVRLNIHIPKNAPTTSYTASATGPGIVQPVTTTFYVDTKTMNLIFDEPDENQYALGDTIELSGKLTNIDKTSATTLIPIYLSVTGPNLPPNGAPLTNPSQEVVDSAPDTFTVTSYNPVLGLWSYSWDTSKFAGDEGTYTAHANLQPIGYLKSSYPGSPGSIDGEVPPSWEYELSAPTIHAKFDEKTGGVFARGDYLYSWWYGRGSPGKTSTLSSTGHMKWYIFGPNFRYADYNSRFPLGDEGSYGITHSRNFTYDLTPGEYFIVYHHPGHNNQFDLLPENNLYFRGILNQMFNADGTLKANLGSLDARNAADALVKALDSPTIDDTYVMDTFTVEDPLIRIRSPGDLVVGDKLVVEGATNLAGKGTTADGTDIADKLTLTITALNLYEGGKANTVMNITTDNTYPEKYDPATGIRPFSYDPIDTASWYPGLYQITVLCKDVRYKSTSTFELLGEGSQRTTTANDAQNPFPPRTTATPAPASSVEPTFTPTSLPATQSPGFEALIAVAAVLGVLITRRRR from the coding sequence GTGAACTTCTCGGCGTATTCCGACCCAATAAAAGGAGAACCGGTTCGTATCGTACGAATCGACGAGTCGGGGCAGCAGGTCGACCCTATTGCAATCACCGACAATGTTGCAAACTACATCCGCGGGAAATCAGGGCAGTATTATCCTGTTTACAGCGATGGAAACCGTAGTGGGAGCAAATACTGTCTGATACAGAACGCCGCCGACATTCTGGGCCAGATGAAGATACGCACCGTCGGGACAGACATCGAGCCCGATACAAATCCCAGTCAGCAGAACACCATCCCCTACCGGATGAGCATACAATTCCAGATGCCCGACCAGAATCTTCCCCTCAGCCAGTTCCGGGATTCATGGTATGAGTACGAACTCCAGGGCAATGTCAAAACAAGCAGCATAACCAATACCGCTGGAAATACGGTCTCTCTCAAAGGACTTTCCGTAAATCCCGCGACACCGGACAATACATATGTGTTCCGCCTCTCCGACCAGAGGGCAATCTCTTCGGGTAGCGATGCAACAATGGTGTTCCGGTTGACCCTGAACGATATGAATTACGAACTACCGTATTCTTTCAGGGTACAGGACTACCCGCTCGCACTCAAACTATCCGAAAGTTCCGTGCAGCGTAGCGACGATCTCATCCTCACCGTCCAGGGCACGCCCTTCATGCAGTATGACGTCACCCTGCCCGTTCCCGGGCCGGGAGAGGACTATCCCCTTTTCGAAGGGGGCGGGTGGGACGACCCCAAAATATCGGACTATCATGTCCGTGTCCACCCAGGGTGGGACGGCACGGTCAGGCTGAATATCCATATCCCGAAGAATGCCCCGACCACCAGTTACACCGCCTCTGCAACCGGTCCGGGTATCGTCCAGCCGGTGACAACGACATTCTACGTTGACACGAAGACCATGAACCTCATCTTTGATGAACCGGATGAGAACCAGTATGCCCTCGGCGATACAATCGAACTATCGGGAAAACTGACCAATATCGATAAAACATCTGCAACAACTCTCATTCCAATATATCTCTCCGTTACAGGACCCAATCTGCCTCCGAATGGTGCTCCTCTCACCAACCCGTCACAGGAAGTGGTGGACAGCGCACCGGATACATTCACCGTAACCTCATACAACCCGGTCCTTGGACTATGGAGTTATAGTTGGGATACCTCGAAGTTCGCCGGCGATGAAGGCACCTATACCGCCCATGCGAACCTCCAGCCGATAGGATATCTGAAAAGCAGTTATCCCGGTTCTCCAGGGTCCATTGACGGTGAGGTTCCGCCATCATGGGAGTACGAACTGAGCGCCCCGACCATTCACGCAAAGTTCGACGAAAAGACCGGAGGGGTGTTTGCCCGCGGGGATTATCTCTATTCCTGGTGGTATGGCCGGGGAAGCCCCGGCAAAACCAGTACACTAAGTTCCACCGGCCACATGAAGTGGTATATCTTCGGCCCCAATTTCCGGTATGCCGACTATAACTCTCGGTTCCCCCTCGGCGACGAAGGGTCGTACGGCATCACGCACTCGCGCAACTTCACCTACGACCTCACGCCGGGCGAATACTTCATCGTCTACCACCACCCCGGACACAACAACCAGTTCGACCTCCTCCCGGAGAACAACCTCTACTTCAGAGGAATACTGAACCAGATGTTCAATGCAGACGGCACGCTGAAAGCGAACCTGGGATCGCTCGATGCCAGAAACGCTGCCGACGCTCTGGTAAAGGCACTGGATTCCCCGACCATCGACGATACCTATGTGATGGACACCTTTACCGTCGAAGATCCCCTGATCAGGATCCGGTCGCCCGGCGACCTGGTCGTCGGAGATAAACTGGTCGTCGAGGGAGCCACCAACCTTGCCGGAAAGGGGACAACCGCCGACGGAACAGATATTGCCGATAAATTAACGCTGACGATCACCGCACTCAACCTCTACGAGGGAGGAAAGGCAAATACCGTCATGAATATCACGACCGATAATACCTATCCGGAAAAGTACGACCCTGCCACCGGAATCCGTCCATTCTCCTACGATCCCATCGACACCGCCTCCTGGTACCCCGGGCTGTACCAGATCACCGTCCTGTGCAAGGATGTCAGGTACAAGAGCACCAGCACCTTTGAACTCCTGGGCGAGGGCAGTCAGCGCACCACCACAGCCAACGATGCGCAAAACCCGTTCCCTCCACGGACCACGGCGACACCCGCCCCCGCGTCGTCTGTAGAGCCGACTTTTACTCCCACGTCCCTCCCTGCGACGCAATCTCCCGGCTTTGAGGCCCTCATCGCCGTTGCTGCGGTATTGGGCGTACTCATCACGAGGAGGAGGCGATAG
- a CDS encoding type IV pilin N-terminal domain-containing protein has translation MILQFWICTPLLRGRKKPGFGAGDDAVSPVVGVMLMLVVTIIIAAIVSSFAGGLGSSSDTAPTATLAIMMFAGPNEKNVTIEHLGGDPLATKDLKIVSSYTVPEMWGTSELKKSGCLIKHTIDGSLAPTKDNALDTLSADYPFTPQVTNDDSIVSTRTAEKTFGTATLVPGGRLSFDRDNFLGFETGVRSVYGFGEGVTVNVMIVHTGSGKVLYDRDVIVPW, from the coding sequence ATGATTTTGCAATTCTGGATATGTACACCCCTACTGCGGGGCAGAAAAAAACCGGGCTTCGGTGCAGGGGACGATGCCGTCTCGCCGGTCGTCGGCGTGATGCTGATGCTCGTCGTGACGATCATCATCGCCGCGATTGTCAGCAGTTTTGCCGGGGGCCTGGGATCTTCCAGCGATACGGCACCGACCGCAACGCTGGCCATCATGATGTTTGCCGGTCCGAACGAGAAGAACGTGACGATTGAACATCTCGGCGGCGATCCGCTGGCGACGAAGGACCTCAAGATCGTCAGTTCCTATACCGTTCCAGAGATGTGGGGCACCAGTGAACTGAAGAAGAGCGGGTGTCTCATCAAACACACGATTGACGGTTCGCTCGCCCCGACCAAAGATAACGCCCTCGATACCCTGAGCGCCGATTATCCGTTCACCCCGCAGGTGACCAATGACGACAGCATCGTGTCCACGAGAACTGCGGAAAAAACCTTCGGGACGGCTACTCTTGTGCCCGGGGGACGCCTCTCCTTCGACCGCGATAACTTCCTTGGATTTGAAACCGGTGTGCGTAGCGTCTACGGGTTTGGTGAAGGGGTTACCGTGAACGTCATGATCGTCCACACCGGCAGCGGGAAGGTCCTCTATGACAGGGATGTGATTGTACCGTGGTGA
- a CDS encoding type IV pilin N-terminal domain-containing protein, whose product MTDRIQHEEAVSSVVGEMIMIVLVIILVALFATSAFSLLPGDRETSIDIAITGGSPGSDTISLWHKGGDWVEKKDLKVVIIRKNGDRKEYRPDIYDHKGNCTEAFDLGGSLKVNMPGTPLAAGDTVRLVTPKSVIWSTGEIGGI is encoded by the coding sequence ATGACAGACAGAATACAGCACGAGGAAGCGGTCTCTTCGGTCGTCGGCGAGATGATCATGATAGTACTGGTCATCATCCTTGTCGCTCTCTTTGCAACATCAGCGTTTTCCCTGCTCCCGGGCGACCGGGAGACGAGTATCGATATCGCTATAACGGGGGGATCGCCGGGTTCGGATACGATCAGTCTCTGGCACAAGGGGGGCGACTGGGTGGAGAAGAAAGACCTGAAGGTGGTCATCATCAGGAAGAACGGGGACAGAAAGGAGTACCGTCCCGATATCTACGATCACAAGGGCAACTGTACCGAAGCATTCGATCTCGGCGGGTCCCTGAAGGTAAACATGCCCGGCACCCCTCTCGCGGCCGGGGACACGGTACGCCTGGTCACGCCGAAGAGCGTCATCTGGTCAACAGGAGAAATAGGAGGGATCTGA
- a CDS encoding type IV pilin N-terminal domain-containing protein — translation MLMVVVTIIIAATVSVFSTGFVSDTDAAPGTLVEYVGVLKGESGGLGEIGLVFENTGGETLLLSDLDLHLKSTLSGGDEVSISYTDATSSKYRETPVPNEARLSSSFTYRMKKIGVGDSSKAPTVANSKIKAGDRFVIHADRYIEDGTSRYGRVAYVSDRGMEGSPYTSGEFEVSSRTTYTLSDKKSGAVISSGTLVGSVL, via the coding sequence ATGCTGATGGTCGTCGTCACGATCATCATCGCCGCGACGGTGAGCGTATTCTCTACCGGTTTTGTCTCGGACACGGACGCCGCACCCGGAACCCTGGTCGAGTACGTCGGGGTGTTAAAAGGAGAGAGCGGCGGCCTCGGGGAGATCGGTCTGGTATTCGAGAATACGGGTGGAGAGACGTTACTGCTCTCGGACCTAGACCTTCACCTGAAATCGACGCTGTCGGGGGGAGATGAGGTCTCGATCTCCTATACCGATGCAACGTCCTCGAAGTATCGTGAGACCCCCGTACCGAATGAAGCCCGTCTCTCGTCTAGTTTCACGTATCGCATGAAAAAGATCGGTGTCGGGGACTCAAGTAAAGCACCGACTGTAGCCAATTCGAAAATCAAGGCCGGAGACAGGTTTGTGATCCACGCGGACCGCTACATCGAGGACGGTACGAGCAGGTACGGACGCGTTGCGTACGTCTCCGACCGTGGCATGGAAGGGTCACCGTACACCAGCGGCGAGTTTGAGGTGAGCAGCAGGACAACGTACACGCTCAGCGATAAAAAGTCCGGAGCGGTCATTTCCTCCGGCACTCTTGTAGGAAGTGTGTTATGA
- a CDS encoding type II secretion system F family protein, with protein sequence MTKTAMSGTFRDKIAHSLLSAHIPIPAMRYLQYGLLVTLLAGFLYILSVLLLSLFGIEVNFLPAIPYGITVLIGFIAVIGLLLLGIYLYPLLQAEGRRTRIEADLPHAVTYMQALSSTFTLYDIFRAVYEAGDLYGEVSKECGLIVRDVELFGLDLLTAMRNVQEVTPSANFKELINDLTLVYRSGGSLVSFFNSKSETYRELARQEQEALLQILEMIAEIYVTAFVAGPIAIIIMLVAQNLTGQSQLAGIMPLMYLGLPLGAICLIFILHVLLPPDNLDVTHREVRDSEFSPEILDPTTGEEPDKKFLKNLESRKRWLRLCEILRHPGTFFISDYTVGAVMGGGLLVALFLSLQFGHFRSVFPTYTAEVFLCLAVIVAVVPVMIAYEVRRRYVTKIEMQLPEFLAEIADMRDIGMTLQGAIFMISNTTMGVLSREVKIAAEELRLGSSVSGALVRMEERIGLVSVKRAISLLVRASEVTDYIREILTIAINDLQHYIKMKTKRLNVSFVYLAVIYLSFGIYLYSAYQLNVAFISSFSAYDVTFDISANVREMFHVGIILGFFSGIMAGQLSSNSILAGFKHICVMLAATVVLFVFII encoded by the coding sequence ATGACAAAAACAGCAATGTCCGGTACCTTCAGGGATAAGATAGCACACTCATTGCTCTCGGCCCACATCCCGATCCCTGCCATGCGCTACCTGCAGTACGGTCTGCTCGTAACCCTGCTTGCAGGTTTTCTCTATATACTCTCGGTTCTCCTCCTCTCCCTCTTCGGGATCGAGGTCAACTTCCTCCCGGCCATCCCATACGGCATTACGGTTCTGATCGGCTTTATTGCCGTCATCGGGCTGTTGCTCCTCGGCATCTACCTCTACCCTCTCCTCCAGGCAGAGGGGCGTCGGACGCGGATCGAGGCCGACCTCCCCCACGCGGTCACCTACATGCAGGCCCTCTCGTCGACCTTCACGCTCTATGACATCTTCAGGGCGGTCTACGAGGCAGGAGACCTCTATGGCGAGGTCTCGAAAGAGTGCGGGCTCATCGTGCGGGACGTCGAACTCTTCGGGCTTGACCTCCTCACCGCAATGCGGAATGTCCAGGAGGTCACACCCTCGGCCAACTTCAAAGAACTGATCAACGACCTCACGCTGGTCTACCGGAGCGGAGGAAGCCTTGTCAGTTTCTTCAACTCCAAGTCCGAGACCTACCGTGAACTTGCACGGCAGGAGCAGGAGGCCCTCCTCCAGATCCTGGAGATGATAGCGGAGATCTACGTGACAGCGTTTGTTGCCGGCCCGATCGCGATCATCATCATGCTGGTGGCGCAGAACCTCACCGGACAGAGCCAGCTCGCCGGCATCATGCCGCTCATGTACCTCGGTCTCCCACTGGGAGCGATCTGTCTTATCTTCATCCTCCACGTCCTCCTCCCGCCCGACAACCTCGACGTCACGCACCGCGAGGTGAGGGACTCGGAGTTCAGTCCTGAGATCCTGGACCCCACGACCGGGGAAGAGCCAGACAAGAAGTTCCTCAAAAACCTTGAGTCCAGAAAACGCTGGTTGCGTCTTTGTGAGATCCTCCGCCATCCCGGAACGTTCTTCATCTCCGATTATACCGTCGGAGCGGTGATGGGGGGCGGGTTGCTCGTCGCCCTCTTTCTCAGTCTCCAGTTCGGTCACTTCAGGTCGGTTTTTCCCACGTATACGGCGGAGGTATTTCTATGTCTCGCCGTCATCGTGGCCGTGGTCCCGGTGATGATCGCATACGAGGTGCGCCGCCGATATGTCACGAAGATCGAGATGCAACTCCCGGAGTTCCTTGCCGAGATCGCGGATATGCGTGACATCGGCATGACGCTGCAGGGCGCCATCTTCATGATCTCCAACACCACGATGGGCGTCCTCTCCCGTGAGGTGAAGATCGCCGCCGAGGAACTCAGGCTCGGGTCAAGCGTCTCGGGTGCGCTCGTGCGGATGGAAGAGCGTATCGGCCTCGTTTCTGTGAAGAGAGCGATCTCGCTCCTGGTGCGGGCAAGCGAGGTGACCGATTACATCCGCGAGATCCTGACGATCGCAATCAACGACCTCCAGCACTATATCAAGATGAAGACAAAGAGGCTGAACGTCTCGTTCGTCTACCTGGCGGTGATCTATCTCTCATTCGGCATCTACCTCTACTCGGCCTACCAGTTGAATGTGGCGTTCATTTCGAGTTTCTCGGCGTACGACGTTACGTTCGACATCAGCGCAAACGTCAGGGAGATGTTCCACGTTGGCATCATCCTGGGGTTCTTCTCCGGGATCATGGCCGGACAACTCTCGTCGAACAGCATTCTCGCTGGATTCAAGCACATCTGCGTGATGCTTGCGGCGACGGTGGTTCTCTTCGTCTTCATCATATGA
- a CDS encoding type IV pilin N-terminal domain-containing protein: MNKQIRKREKMSSDTYDAVSPVIGVMLMLVVTIIIAAFVSVFSGNAFGNTETTPSAAMDVKLISNGGADKNQYVMLIEHHGGSGIPTSDLRIISYYTPPSSTKKTMQRGEVTASTKAVSNMIINGEAISSVKIPYLNDVSRGKPGEAGTNFGEYTFSSGDVISTGGSAGTTTVLGFDVTTPENCAIFGFGRGSAVDVEIIHLPSQKSLYSGRVIVQ, encoded by the coding sequence ATGAACAAGCAGATCAGGAAGAGAGAAAAAATGAGTTCTGATACGTACGACGCGGTATCCCCGGTCATCGGCGTGATGCTGATGCTGGTGGTGACGATCATTATCGCCGCATTTGTATCGGTTTTTTCCGGGAATGCCTTTGGGAATACCGAGACCACCCCCTCAGCGGCGATGGACGTGAAACTGATATCCAATGGGGGAGCGGACAAGAACCAGTATGTCATGTTGATCGAGCATCATGGCGGAAGCGGTATCCCCACATCCGACCTGCGGATTATCAGTTATTACACCCCTCCATCATCGACAAAAAAGACCATGCAGCGCGGCGAGGTGACGGCCTCGACAAAGGCTGTGAGCAATATGATCATCAATGGTGAGGCGATTTCCTCTGTGAAGATACCGTACCTGAACGATGTCTCGCGCGGTAAACCCGGAGAAGCGGGCACGAACTTCGGCGAGTACACGTTCTCCTCAGGCGACGTCATCAGTACCGGAGGTTCGGCAGGTACCACGACGGTGCTCGGCTTTGACGTCACGACGCCGGAGAATTGTGCAATCTTCGGTTTTGGGAGAGGATCTGCTGTTGATGTCGAGATCATCCATCTCCCAAGCCAGAAGAGTCTTTACAGCGGCAGGGTGATTGTCCAATGA